A window of the Dongshaea marina genome harbors these coding sequences:
- the flhB gene encoding flagellar biosynthesis protein FlhB, whose amino-acid sequence MAESQDSSQEKNQAPTPDKLRKAREQGDILRSRELVSALMMTGTALGLKLLAPMMSEHLLRLFRENLSFDHTSLFDPRLLLHHLQQALIDCLVLSCPILLLLLLLGIGGNLLLGGLNFSSSSLAPKFSKMNPASGFKRMFSRKSAVELVKSTLKVSFIGLALYLMLQGSLPQILRLGQLPLPQALLQFNQLLWHGLLYMSLTLVVIAVLEIPYQWWEHQQKLRMTQQEVKDEHKENEGKPEVKSRIRRQQREISQRRMLQAVGEANAVLINPSHYAVALRYQPEQDPAPILIAKGMDHMAAQIREAARRHQTPILSIPDLTRSIYYTTKLDRAIPVELYQAVALILVYIQRLSGDQARPPLPSYSIPNHLQY is encoded by the coding sequence ATGGCAGAGAGTCAGGATAGCTCTCAGGAGAAAAATCAGGCCCCCACCCCGGATAAGCTGCGCAAGGCCCGGGAGCAAGGCGACATCCTGCGCTCCCGGGAGTTAGTCAGCGCCCTGATGATGACAGGAACCGCCCTGGGACTAAAACTGCTGGCACCTATGATGAGTGAGCACCTGCTGCGCCTTTTCAGGGAAAATTTAAGCTTTGATCACACCAGCCTGTTTGATCCCAGACTACTGCTCCATCATCTGCAGCAGGCACTGATCGACTGCCTGGTGCTGAGCTGCCCCATCCTGTTGCTATTGCTACTGCTTGGGATCGGTGGAAACCTGCTGCTGGGCGGCCTCAACTTCTCCAGCTCATCTCTGGCTCCGAAATTCAGTAAGATGAATCCCGCTTCTGGATTCAAGCGGATGTTTTCCAGAAAATCTGCTGTTGAGCTGGTTAAATCCACTCTCAAGGTCAGCTTTATTGGTCTGGCACTTTATCTGATGCTGCAGGGATCACTGCCGCAGATCCTGCGCCTGGGTCAGCTCCCGCTGCCTCAGGCGTTACTCCAGTTTAACCAGTTGCTATGGCACGGGCTGCTCTATATGTCATTGACCCTGGTCGTCATCGCCGTGCTGGAGATCCCCTACCAGTGGTGGGAACACCAGCAGAAACTGCGGATGACACAGCAAGAGGTGAAAGATGAACATAAAGAAAATGAGGGCAAGCCGGAGGTCAAATCCAGGATCCGCCGCCAGCAGCGGGAGATCAGTCAGCGCCGGATGCTCCAGGCTGTCGGTGAAGCCAATGCGGTACTGATCAACCCCAGTCATTATGCGGTGGCACTTCGTTATCAGCCGGAGCAGGATCCCGCCCCAATCCTGATCGCCAAGGGGATGGATCATATGGCGGCTCAGATCCGTGAAGCAGCCAGACGCCACCAGACCCCGATCCTGAGCATCCCTGATCTGACCCGCTCTATCTACTACACCACCAAGCTGGATCGAGCGATTCCGGTCGAGCTCTACCAGGCCGTCGCCCTGATCCTGGTCTATATTCAGAGGCTCTCCGGCGACCAGGCAAGACCCCCCTTGCCCAGTTACTCAATTCCAAACCATCTTCAATATTGA
- the flhA gene encoding flagellar biosynthesis protein FlhA — protein MRHKTFALVHSLHQQKLGIPLLVLMLLAMVTLPMPPALLDMLFTFNITLSLIVLLVAVYSLRPLDFGVFPTILLVTTLLRLGLNVASTRVVLLHGHNGSEAAGRVIQAFGQVVIGGNYVVGIVVFAILMIINFVVITKGGGRISEVSARFTLDAMPGKQMAIDADLNAGVIDQQQARKRREDVTREADFYGSMDGASKFVKGDAIAALLILFINLIGGTCVGVMQYQMSFTAAFKTFALLSIGDGLVAQIPALLLSTAAAIIVTRVSESRDISEQVAQQMFGSPRILMMVATLLLIIGLIPGMPHLAFIGFGLLAAALGYFIRQSTPNREQAEISEQQQHNVKQMELESQRELDWSDIPIMDTLTLELGYRLVPLVDQQQGGELLVRIKGIRKTLSQRFGFLLPSVRVRDNLNLNPEHYRIKLRGVEVAGGQIHPDQLMALNPGEVFGELKGQLTQDPAYGLSAYWIPPEQQEEAIALGYSMIDPASVIATHMRKVMTEHLPDLLTYDEVQQLVNQLGKISGSLQKELVPDKISIGQLLKILQQLLRDEVPLTDLLSIATALNEAVEFTKDPTLLCGEVRKSLARLLMFNLIGNNRELTVATLSAGLEQLLMQSYNQAMQTGNIAPENITLEPNVSEQLQQHLPLACEQLQQSSQPPILLVVPQLRPLMNRVCRIVAKPFKVVAFNEIPEEKHINVQCNIG, from the coding sequence ATGAGACACAAAACCTTTGCCCTTGTTCACTCTCTGCACCAGCAAAAGCTTGGGATCCCATTACTGGTCCTGATGCTGCTGGCCATGGTGACACTGCCGATGCCACCTGCGCTGCTGGACATGCTGTTCACCTTCAATATCACACTGTCGCTGATCGTGTTACTGGTGGCCGTTTACTCATTGCGCCCTCTGGATTTCGGAGTATTCCCCACCATACTACTGGTCACCACCCTGTTACGTCTGGGTCTGAATGTCGCCTCAACCCGGGTGGTACTGCTTCACGGCCACAATGGCTCGGAAGCTGCGGGACGGGTGATCCAGGCCTTTGGTCAAGTGGTGATCGGCGGCAACTATGTGGTAGGGATCGTGGTCTTCGCGATCCTGATGATCATCAACTTTGTGGTCATCACCAAGGGAGGGGGCCGGATCTCCGAGGTCTCGGCACGCTTCACTCTGGATGCCATGCCGGGCAAACAGATGGCGATCGACGCCGATCTCAACGCCGGAGTGATCGATCAGCAGCAGGCTCGAAAACGCCGGGAGGACGTGACCCGGGAAGCGGATTTCTACGGCTCGATGGATGGAGCCTCCAAGTTCGTTAAAGGGGATGCGATCGCGGCCCTGCTGATCCTCTTTATCAACCTCATCGGCGGAACCTGTGTCGGTGTGATGCAGTATCAGATGAGCTTTACTGCGGCGTTTAAAACCTTTGCCCTGCTCTCCATCGGTGATGGACTGGTGGCTCAGATCCCGGCACTGCTGCTCTCAACGGCGGCAGCGATCATAGTCACCCGGGTGTCTGAATCCCGGGACATCAGTGAGCAGGTCGCTCAGCAGATGTTTGGCTCACCGCGAATTTTAATGATGGTTGCGACGCTGCTGCTAATCATTGGCCTCATCCCCGGCATGCCCCACCTGGCATTCATTGGCTTTGGCCTGTTGGCTGCTGCCCTGGGATACTTCATCCGTCAAAGTACGCCAAACCGTGAGCAGGCCGAAATCAGTGAGCAGCAGCAACACAATGTCAAACAGATGGAGCTTGAATCCCAGCGAGAGCTGGATTGGAGCGATATTCCTATCATGGATACCCTGACCCTGGAACTTGGCTACCGGCTGGTTCCCCTGGTGGATCAACAACAGGGAGGTGAACTGCTGGTGCGAATCAAGGGGATCCGCAAGACACTCTCCCAGCGCTTTGGGTTTCTGTTACCCAGTGTGCGGGTTCGCGATAATCTCAATCTCAACCCGGAACACTACCGAATCAAGCTACGGGGAGTAGAAGTTGCCGGCGGACAGATCCACCCAGATCAGCTGATGGCGCTCAACCCGGGTGAAGTGTTTGGTGAACTCAAGGGGCAACTCACCCAGGATCCAGCCTATGGTCTGAGTGCCTACTGGATCCCGCCCGAGCAACAGGAGGAGGCGATCGCTCTGGGATATAGCATGATCGATCCCGCATCCGTGATCGCCACCCATATGCGTAAGGTGATGACCGAACACCTGCCGGATCTTCTTACCTATGATGAGGTCCAGCAGCTGGTCAATCAACTAGGTAAAATCTCGGGAAGTCTGCAAAAAGAGCTGGTACCCGATAAGATCAGCATCGGCCAGCTTTTGAAAATCCTCCAGCAACTACTTCGCGATGAGGTGCCCCTCACCGATCTGCTTAGTATCGCCACCGCACTTAACGAAGCGGTAGAGTTCACCAAGGATCCGACTCTGTTGTGTGGTGAGGTACGAAAATCCCTGGCGCGATTGCTGATGTTTAACCTCATAGGTAACAATCGAGAACTCACGGTTGCCACCCTTTCGGCCGGGCTCGAGCAGCTGCTGATGCAGAGCTACAACCAGGCGATGCAAACCGGAAATATCGCTCCTGAAAATATCACCCTGGAACCCAACGTCTCCGAGCAGCTCCAGCAGCATCTGCCGCTGGCTTGTGAGCAGCTGCAACAATCCTCCCAGCCGCCGATTCTGCTGGTCGTACCCCAGCTTCGACCTCTGATGAACCGGGTCTGCCGCATCGTCGCCAAGCCCTTCAAGGTCGTCGCCTTTAACGAAATACCGGAAGAGAAACACATCAATGTGCAGTGTAATATCGGATGA